Proteins from one Caldalkalibacillus salinus genomic window:
- a CDS encoding DinB family protein gives MNQNDLIILNFEEIRRRSIKVWKAIPSKMLEWKPDEEAMTCAEMIRHILEGEFLYHQILVGKGSGVLTSLSNPFDAKKFTTVEDDLAFAQPYREKFICYIKTINPSDLENIKIDRSDVGYVRTLGDMLLRIAYHESVHTGQLLDYMRTMDIDRPQIWD, from the coding sequence GTGAACCAGAATGATTTAATAATACTAAATTTTGAAGAAATTAGACGTAGGAGCATAAAAGTATGGAAAGCAATACCGAGCAAGATGCTAGAATGGAAACCTGATGAAGAAGCAATGACTTGTGCCGAGATGATTAGACATATATTAGAAGGTGAATTTCTTTATCATCAAATTCTTGTGGGAAAAGGTAGCGGAGTGTTAACAAGTTTGTCTAACCCTTTTGATGCAAAAAAATTTACAACAGTAGAAGATGATTTGGCATTTGCCCAACCATATCGTGAAAAATTCATTTGTTACATAAAGACAATCAATCCCAGTGATTTAGAAAACATTAAAATAGATCGTTCTGATGTAGGATATGTTAGAACACTTGGTGATATGTTGTTGCGTATAGCTTATCACGAATCTGTTCACACAGGTCAATTGTTAGACTATATGAGAACAATGGATATTGATAGACCACAAATCTGGGACTGA
- the smpB gene encoding SsrA-binding protein SmpB yields the protein MARGIKTVAQNKKARHDFHIEETFEAGIVLTGTEIKSIRAGRSNLKDSFARVKNGEVWLHNMHISPYEQGNRYNHEPERARKLLLNRKEINQLIGKTREQGFSLVPLKLYLKNGYAKLQLALAKGKKLHDKREALKRKDAKRDIERAFRERQKM from the coding sequence ATGGCTAGAGGGATTAAAACAGTGGCCCAGAATAAAAAGGCCAGACACGATTTTCATATAGAAGAAACGTTTGAGGCTGGTATTGTTCTTACGGGGACAGAAATTAAGTCTATCCGAGCCGGAAGGTCTAATTTAAAGGACAGCTTCGCCCGTGTCAAAAACGGAGAGGTGTGGCTACACAATATGCACATCAGCCCGTATGAGCAAGGTAATCGCTACAATCATGAGCCTGAACGGGCGCGGAAATTATTGCTCAATCGTAAGGAAATAAATCAGTTGATCGGTAAAACACGGGAACAAGGCTTTTCTTTGGTTCCGCTAAAATTATATCTCAAAAACGGTTATGCCAAGTTACAATTGGCTCTAGCGAAAGGTAAAAAGCTACACGATAAGCGTGAGGCGCTAAAACGAAAGGATGCCAAGCGGGATATCGAGCGGGCGTTTCGGGAGCGGCAGAAGATGTAA
- a CDS encoding AAA family ATPase gives MIVMINGAFGAGKTTAANMLHPFIANNMIFDPEEIGYMLRKIVTDEIKLKEEKTDDFQDMELWRVLVVNVAKELKRKYNKHLIVPMTIYKHQNFEYIYNGLKDIDKDIYHFCLIASNETLHARLTKRGDTPGGWTFQQNEKCVDKLKEIKIGEHIFTDQIDSTAVANRILSKVQHDV, from the coding sequence ATGATAGTGATGATCAATGGTGCATTTGGTGCAGGAAAAACCACTGCAGCAAACATGCTACATCCATTTATTGCAAACAATATGATTTTCGATCCAGAAGAAATTGGATACATGCTTAGGAAAATTGTTACTGATGAGATTAAATTGAAGGAAGAGAAAACAGATGATTTTCAAGATATGGAGCTTTGGAGAGTACTAGTTGTAAATGTAGCAAAAGAATTAAAACGAAAATATAATAAACATCTAATTGTTCCTATGACTATATACAAGCATCAAAACTTCGAATACATATACAACGGATTAAAAGATATTGATAAAGATATATATCACTTTTGTCTGATTGCGTCTAACGAAACATTACATGCTCGGTTAACAAAAAGAGGGGATACTCCTGGAGGATGGACCTTTCAACAAAATGAAAAATGTGTAGACAAGTTGAAAGAGATTAAAATTGGTGAACACATCTTTACAGATCAAATAGATTCAACGGCAGTAGCTAACCGAATTCTATCTAAGGTTCAACATGACGTGTAG
- a CDS encoding putative holin-like toxin produces MMLIFGMFILALLSYLKKK; encoded by the coding sequence TTGATGCTCATATTTGGCATGTTCATCCTCGCCTTACTTTCCTACTTAAAAAAGAAGTAG
- a CDS encoding type II toxin-antitoxin system RelE family toxin, whose amino-acid sequence MSYEVELSSSANKYLRKLDKKTRNRILNHILILSENPRHPELNIKKLQGEESLYRLRIGDFRVMYSVYDDVLIIFIVKIGPRGDIYKK is encoded by the coding sequence ATGAGTTACGAAGTTGAGTTATCAAGTTCAGCAAATAAATACTTAAGAAAACTTGATAAAAAAACTCGTAATCGAATCCTTAATCACATTTTAATATTATCAGAAAATCCACGACATCCCGAATTAAATATAAAGAAATTGCAAGGTGAAGAAAGCCTTTACCGACTTCGTATTGGTGACTTTCGTGTTATGTATTCAGTTTATGATGACGTACTGATAATTTTCATAGTAAAAATTGGACCTCGTGGAGATATCTATAAAAAGTAA
- a CDS encoding tyrosine-type recombinase/integrase, translated as MTIRIKKVSEYELHVYFPYSEERVQKIRAVKGRQWNQEKKCWIIPNTRKALEHVKGVFSEEKIIYSPTFNNPDSSTMSNSKNIEIPLAYTLEKKKHELQLRGYSSRSRKVYVLHIKRLSRYFNKLPSELTEENVKQYLLFLIEEKERTHSYVNQAISSFNFYYEYVIGRQMKLDIPRPKKQQKLPTILSLKEVYSLLNSVKNKKHRAILYVTYSAGLRVSEVVQLKVSDIDKDRMLLHVKQGKGRKDRYTILSKAALDVIIDYVMMYRPRQWLFPGENPDKHITARTVQRIFEKACTNAKITKKVSIHSLRHSFATHLLEGGTDLRYIQELLGHKNSTTTEIYTHVTKKDVSRIQSPLDRMLHERPDEQ; from the coding sequence ATGACGATAAGGATAAAAAAAGTAAGTGAATACGAGCTACACGTATATTTTCCCTACTCTGAAGAACGAGTACAGAAAATAAGAGCAGTAAAAGGACGTCAGTGGAATCAAGAAAAGAAATGTTGGATTATTCCAAACACGAGAAAAGCACTGGAACACGTCAAGGGAGTCTTCTCAGAAGAAAAAATTATCTATTCACCAACGTTCAATAATCCCGATTCTTCTACAATGTCCAACAGTAAAAATATAGAGATTCCTCTAGCCTATACGTTAGAAAAAAAGAAACATGAACTTCAGCTACGCGGCTATAGTTCGCGGTCTCGCAAGGTATACGTATTACATATTAAACGATTATCTAGATATTTTAATAAATTACCAAGTGAATTAACGGAGGAAAATGTAAAGCAATATCTGCTTTTCCTAATAGAAGAGAAAGAAAGAACCCATTCATATGTTAACCAAGCGATCAGTTCCTTTAACTTTTATTATGAATATGTAATAGGAAGACAGATGAAACTAGATATTCCTCGACCCAAAAAACAACAAAAACTGCCTACTATACTGAGTCTTAAAGAAGTTTATAGTTTACTAAACTCTGTAAAAAATAAAAAACACCGAGCTATACTTTATGTGACATACTCAGCTGGCCTACGTGTGAGTGAAGTGGTACAACTAAAAGTAAGTGATATCGATAAAGACAGAATGTTGCTACATGTTAAGCAAGGAAAAGGAAGAAAAGATAGATACACCATCCTTTCCAAAGCTGCATTAGACGTCATAATAGATTATGTGATGATGTACCGACCACGTCAGTGGCTGTTTCCCGGTGAAAATCCAGATAAGCATATTACAGCAAGGACAGTTCAAAGAATCTTTGAAAAGGCTTGTACCAATGCTAAAATTACCAAAAAAGTATCGATTCATTCTCTGCGTCATTCATTTGCTACTCATTTATTAGAAGGAGGGACGGACTTAAGGTATATCCAAGAATTATTAGGACATAAAAATTCAACGACGACTGAGATTTATACACATGTGACCAAAAAGGATGTCAGTAGGATCCAAAGTCCATTGGATCGAATGTTACATGAAAGGCCTGATGAACAATAG
- a CDS encoding GNAT family N-acetyltransferase: MVQIREFKMSDLKDVVGLMEDLGYPTNLQEMQCRMENILALSMYSTFVAEENDKVVGMIGLRELYIYEESKPFVQISLLVTSKEERGKGIGKSLINKAEEWGVNRGASTMFLTSGIKPEREAAHSFYKSQGFEINGYRFTKQLKED; the protein is encoded by the coding sequence ATGGTTCAAATAAGAGAGTTCAAAATGAGCGATTTAAAAGATGTTGTTGGATTGATGGAAGACTTGGGTTATCCAACAAATTTACAAGAGATGCAGTGTAGAATGGAAAATATATTAGCCTTGTCCATGTACTCTACTTTTGTAGCAGAGGAAAATGATAAAGTAGTTGGAATGATTGGATTAAGAGAACTTTATATCTATGAAGAAAGTAAACCTTTTGTTCAAATATCTTTACTTGTAACAAGTAAAGAAGAAAGAGGTAAGGGAATAGGAAAATCACTTATAAATAAAGCGGAGGAATGGGGAGTAAATAGGGGTGCTTCAACAATGTTTTTAACAAGTGGGATAAAGCCTGAACGTGAAGCAGCACATTCTTTTTATAAAAGCCAAGGCTTTGAAATTAACGGATATAGATTTACAAAGCAATTAAAAGAAGACTAG
- a CDS encoding DinB family protein — MVHAKEVLSELLLANANDPSWYITFSESVEDLSEEQAFWKPNENSHSIAEIVQHLLYWNQTWQKRYQESDFNAVQSIGNNNKSFEIHANHTFNYLKDHLLEVLLRWQSLLTKEKIENDVVGFPVPAKWWALLGNVSTHNAYHIGQIVYIRKLQGSWETGE; from the coding sequence ATGGTTCATGCAAAAGAGGTTTTATCTGAACTGTTGTTAGCAAATGCTAATGACCCTAGTTGGTATATAACATTTTCAGAATCAGTAGAAGATTTGTCAGAAGAGCAAGCATTTTGGAAGCCAAACGAAAATAGTCATAGTATAGCCGAAATTGTGCAACATCTATTATATTGGAACCAAACATGGCAAAAAAGATACCAAGAATCTGATTTCAATGCTGTACAGTCAATAGGAAATAATAATAAAAGTTTTGAAATCCATGCTAACCATACATTTAATTACTTAAAAGACCACCTATTAGAAGTGTTATTACGATGGCAAAGTTTATTAACAAAAGAAAAAATTGAAAATGATGTTGTAGGTTTTCCAGTGCCTGCGAAGTGGTGGGCATTACTAGGAAATGTATCTACTCATAACGCATATCACATTGGACAAATCGTTTACATTCGGAAGTTGCAAGGTAGTTGGGAAACAGGAGAATAA
- a CDS encoding phosphotransferase, protein MKPIEIEKIPYEFTQLIGGIKNISFPKQGCTSSVGIVTSEKGKFVLKKSVQELYRKCLFQESKILHILNNTSLPVPKRYKFTEDRNSSWLLMSFIEGETIRSLFQRGISKQHKEEILYNYGQVLRDLHSTTCPKELTAGEQPWLEKKLIEAEYNLKKYEVDGTKELLNNLMKKRPIKVDHTLIHGDFTIDNVLVQGTEIVGIIDWSGGAFGDPRYDLTLATRPKPYIFNNEIDREIFYKGYGIDAVCDEDIKYFNDLYEFF, encoded by the coding sequence ATGAAGCCTATTGAAATAGAAAAGATTCCATATGAATTTACTCAATTAATCGGAGGTATTAAAAACATTTCTTTTCCTAAGCAAGGATGTACTTCGAGTGTAGGCATAGTGACTAGTGAGAAGGGAAAATTTGTTTTAAAGAAAAGTGTTCAAGAGCTATATCGAAAGTGCCTATTCCAGGAAAGCAAAATCTTACATATTCTAAACAATACATCATTACCAGTTCCCAAGCGTTATAAATTTACAGAGGATAGAAATTCCTCCTGGTTGCTAATGAGTTTTATAGAAGGTGAAACAATACGAAGTTTGTTTCAGAGAGGTATTTCAAAACAACACAAAGAAGAAATCTTATATAACTATGGTCAAGTATTAAGGGATTTACATAGTACAACATGTCCAAAAGAGCTAACTGCAGGTGAGCAACCATGGTTAGAAAAGAAACTTATCGAGGCTGAATATAACCTAAAAAAATACGAGGTAGATGGTACAAAAGAATTACTCAACAATTTAATGAAAAAGAGACCAATAAAAGTTGATCATACATTAATCCACGGTGATTTTACTATCGATAATGTATTAGTTCAAGGAACAGAAATTGTTGGCATTATTGATTGGTCTGGAGGTGCGTTTGGAGACCCTAGATATGATCTAACACTAGCAACTAGACCAAAGCCTTATATTTTTAATAACGAAATAGACAGAGAGATTTTCTATAAAGGCTATGGAATTGATGCTGTTTGTGATGAGGACATTAAATATTTCAACGACTTATATGAATTCTTTTAG